A stretch of the Fusarium musae strain F31 chromosome 2, whole genome shotgun sequence genome encodes the following:
- the COX6 gene encoding Cytochrome c oxidase subunit 6 (EggNog:ENOG41~BUSCO:EOG0926522L), which produces MSAFIRVARSVRAAPIRPAVQPLVARSAVAHFTTSIPRRSEHAEETFEEFSARFEKEFDGVQDVFELQRNLNNAFAYDLVPAPSVIAAALKAARRVNDFGTAVRIFEGIKTKVENKGQYEQYLEELKPLREELGVLLKEELYPEEK; this is translated from the exons ATGTCCGCCTTCATTCGTGTCGCCCGTAGCGTTCGCGCTGCTCCCATTCGACCTGCTGTCCAGCCCCTGGTTGCCCGCTCGGCCGTTGCCCACTTCACCACCTCGATTCCCCGACGAAGCGAGCACGCCGAGGAGACCTTTGAGGAGTTTTCTGCCAG GTTCGAGAAGGAGTTTGATGGTGTTCAAGACGTTTTCGAGCTTCAG CGCAACCTCAACAACGCCTTCGCTTACGATCTCGTCCCTGCCCCCTCGGTGATCGCTGCCGCCCTCAAAGCCGCCCGAAGGGTTAACGACTTCGGCACTGCCGTCCGCATCTTCGAAG gcatcaagaccaaggttgagaaCAAGGGCCAGTACGAGCAGTaccttgaggagctcaagccCCTTCGAGAAGAGCTTGGTGTGTTGCTCAAGGAGGAGCTGTACCCTGAGGAAAAGTAG
- a CDS encoding hypothetical protein (EggNog:ENOG41) encodes MVRTRKEVNQSTTNTPRTSSVRKSKRKRKGLSQDTEPELVQRSPAKKRRKLGKKKEWWTIRRVIAEDYLENPKSEWETDSDGETYENEWIPYTDLNAGAIEDWEKEKKKRERESTELEAQRRETRNRRGLRDLTPRQGKSETPVDCNKQQQPKLDVSAHGISRFDSHEQDVQPNRSFRIKSEEPVPSFISPSSVDAESVSSYEFSRAPTQGVVVVLSKPDNFDPSEYQSVTTQNSSQRIADLEDDDQRVTFASQLSQDTIPDSQDLSGNWDYQDRESQPAARPDFIPTSPETPEDPSSSLAEDSPGSNRQVREVVCQKGVHNRESIASSPEKEAYQSDNAPEGLKTEYSDSENPEDNLSPTDFGGFTGAAHQDDQTEDIDSLKAINDLEAENTENRTTANNQIFDEDNLGSTRGIRDTLSPENESFETANSQASHSSNNRDLPVNQDPYGQDSVSVDQGSGDGQRVVHDHVLDSFSRLPFEDGTLGSQQPGVEQGAPSHHHPAGDQHERRELQFEKGDANPQRPDNPTGVSGREALSQSKALSSPSKRIDIIVPDSQGDSSLSTDLNVITGRTLTLVSKTQVTPLALQTEIVPDSAATDSEIIPSRQPGHSHTATSERGILLDSSLPSDQSIRDVLEDTSASPRSSPGSQRTQKPQIYYSQPQGSYGSLDISSSLSSAAGTLSKTAYPRATIETQASQQETFEASRLSKPEENSVSGQRIDSNQRSPSLSTIAQTSSDSQGLEKPRLTSKQKMERPGSQPRDSAVDELKSYIDFDRDSALTHVGDSLEENLDGTPYEAIADEEPVPDVSANSHAAVLQSQPVYSMGPWKAQALGTNSDTPVPSIAPAAIMADPSTSAVARMREELSRRFAESDVSLTHSIISQEEEDSLLPATISPTVISIVNEPVASTHTLNFPNHGSVPTEAESSGHSITMGQVPVDQASLLSESSEQNGFYVQTKVTLPMQASRRSYYGEVIEDHKDEIQAFSRCFTGETQEEPSEELTNKIKNLFERLFEICDYPQGVIGSVLETLPSSDLARYCCDANPKFNFLFELMAALDGKEKEILIVVGTKELVRLLFKLAEAANVECSAESINKHAKFASFARISIALTSEDFDPFSFDVIIGYDHRYPNSLIARQLSDRPSQKPPLVLRLVTTYSIEHVYNTLQGATLLETQNAILASTVSASRYLEEPERGYYEPHEVAEIFANYFNGNTDTLNWEPQGIPDDVLDIFENPGTQTQLPFTGDALYGNDLKRKHINDEGDGDAKRMRTLPLRDLPTGSTNPPVPIAVRQMLESATVRSETRDRKAMISVPLVTLETIQEQIDEYKRQTAQAGEVEVELKSYISRLDKELKDHRKTLSKIESSNRAALQDRTVAERERIRTEGVAAAAAKVAQKEKERQQQRIDELESVIARLKQNPETAKREEALSEVKGQLQLSESRRTSALNDVDFMKSRYQDVDAQALRLANENKALKIQNEELEQKASENLRAIHAQNVAMERQELLEQIASLQAQLQQRDAELYNANQRLASVSNGRNTRGGSMPRSPRVPSGMSPRPRAAFSASRGTSPIGSGQPFVGQQAGNGRWNHLQ; translated from the exons ATGGTGAGAACGCGCAAAGAAGTGAATCAATCTACAACAAACACACCCAGAACCTCATCAGTGCGCAAatcgaaaagaaaaagaaaaggactATCTCAAGACACTGAACCTGAACTTGTCCAACGGTCGCCTGCCAAAAAGCGCAGGAAGTTgggcaagaagaaagagtGGTGGACTATTCGCCGGGTCATTGCTGAAGATTACTTAGAAAACCCCAAAAGTG AGTGGGAAACTGACTCTGACGGTGAGACTTATGAGAACGAGTGGATTCCG TACACGGATCTCAATGCTGGAGCAATAGAGGATtgggagaaagagaaaaagaagagagaacgTGAAAGCacagagcttgaagctcaaCGTCGTGAGACAAGAAATCGACGAGGACTCCGAGATCTCACACCTCGTCAGGGCAAATCCGAGACGCCTGTGGATTgcaacaaacaacaacagccgAAACTTGATGTATCGGCTCATGGCATATCTCGATTCGATTCTCACGAGCAAGACGTACAGCCAAACCGCAGTTTCAGGATTAAATCTGAAGAGCCTGTGCCTTCATTTATCTCTCCTTCATCTGTTGACGCCGAATCTGTGAGCTCCTACGAATTCTCGAGGGCACCTACTcaaggtgttgttgttgtgttgaGTAAGCCTGACAACTTCGACCCATCTGAGTATCAGAGTGTCACCACTCAAAACAGTTCTCAAAGGATTGCAGatcttgaggatgatgatcagCGAGTCACATTTGCATCGCAACTAAGTCAAGACACCATCCCAGATTCCCAAGATTTATCCGGAAATTGGGACTATCAAGATCGCGAGAGCCAACCTGCTGCTAGACCTGACTTTATTCCAACAAGTCCTGAAACACCCGAagatccatcatcatctttggcCGAGGACAGTCCTGGAAGCAATCGCCAAGTTCGAGAGGTTGTATGCCAGAAAGGGGTACACAATCGCGAATCCATCGCCAGTTCCCCAGAGAAGGAGGCCTATCAATCTGACAACGCTCCTGAGGGTCTGAAAACGGAGTATTCTGATTCCGAAAACCCTGAAGACAACCTATCACCCACTGATTTTGGAGGGTTCACCGGCGCGGCTCATCAGGACGACCAGACTGAGGACATTGATAGTCTCAAAGCGATCAACGATTTAGAAGCTGAAAATACTGAGAACCGTACCACTGCCAACAATCAGATATTCGACGAAGATAATCTCGGCTCGACCAGGGGTATTCGAGATACCTTATCGCCGGAAAACGAGAGTTTTGAAACCGCCAATTCTCAAGCTAGCCATTCCTCGAACAACCGAGACTTGCCTGTGAATCAGGACCCATACGGCCAAGATAGCGTCTCGGTTGACCAAGGTTCTGGGGACGGGCAGCGAGTGGTTCACGATCACGTTCTTGATTCTTTCAGCCGCCTTCCATTTGAAGACGGGACTTTAGGTAGTCAGCAACCGGGTGTGGAGCAGGGTGCGCCaagtcatcatcaccctGCAGGGGATCAACACGAAAGACGTGAACTGCAATTCGAAAAGGGCGACGCTAACCCCCAGCGCCCTGATAACCCAACTGGTGTGAGTGGCAGAGAAGCTCTCTCACAGTCAAAGGCACTATCCTCCCCAAGCAAGCGGATTGATATCATCGTTCCAGATTCACAGGGCGACTCGAGCCTATCCACCGACCTGAACGTCATCACGGGCAGGACTTTAACGCTTGTATCAAAGACTCAGGTTACCCCCCTTGCTTTACAGACCGAAATTGTTCCGGATTCCGCTGCGACTGACTCAGAAATCATACCGTCTCGTCAACCAGGCCACTCTCACACTGCAACATCCGAGAGAGGGATCCTTCTTGATAGTTCTTTGCCCAGTGACCAAAGCATCCGGGACGTCCTAGAGGATACATCTGCATCTCCACGAAGTTCTCCGGGTTCACAAAGGACACAGAAGCCCCAAATATACTATTCTCAACCCCAAGGGTCGTACGGCTCCTTAGACATATCTAGTTCTCTCTCTTCCGCTGCTGGGACTCTCAGCAAGACTGCTTACCCAAGAGCCACAATCGAAACTCAAGCGAGTCAGCAGGAAACTTTTGAAGCGTCGCGGCTTTCTAAACCCGAGGAAAACAGTGTTTCCGGTCAAAGAATAGACTCCAACCAGAGATCGCCTTCTCTTTCAACCATTGCACAGACCAGTAGCGACTCTCAAGGGCTTGAAAAGCCTCGATTGACTTCCAAACAAAAAATGGAGCGCCCGGGTTCACAACCACGGGATTCAGCTGTCGATGAGCTAAAGAGCTACATCGATTTCGACAGGGACTCGGCATTGACACATGTTGGCGACTCTCTTGAAGAGAACCTCGATGGCACACCTTACGAAGCAATTGCCGATGAAGAACCGGTTCCTGATGTCAGTGCAAATAGCCATGCTGCTGTCCTTCAATCTCAGCCAGTTTACTCTATGGGTCCCTGGAAAGCACAAGCTCTAGGGACCAACTCCGACACTCCTGTGCCTTCAATAGCGCCGGCAGCCATTATGGCGGACCCTTCCACCTCTGCAGTTGCCAGGATGCGAGAAGAGCTCAGTAGAAGATTTGCTGAATCAGACGTATCCCTGACCCATTCTATTATTagccaagaagaggaagatagCCTGCTCCCTGCAACGATTTCCCCCACAGTCATCAGTATAGTAAATGAACCAGTTGCGTCAACCCACACCTTGAACTTTCCCAACCATGGTTCAGTGCCCACTGAAGCTGAAAGTTCAGGGCACTCTATTACTATGGGTCAAGTTCCAGTCGACCAAGCTTCTCTACTGTCAGAATCTTCAGAGCAGAACGGCTTTTACGTGCAAACGAAAGTCACTCTCCCAATGCAGGCGAGCAGGCGTTCTTACTATGGAGAGGTAATAGAGGACCACAAAGACGAAATCCAAGCCTTTAGCCGTTGCTTCACTGGCGAGACTCAAGAGGAGCCCAGTGAAGAGCTCActaacaagatcaagaatctTTTCGAGAGGCTCTTCGAAATTTGCGACTATCCTCAGGGTGTCATTGGTAGTGTTCTTGAGACGCTACCCAGCTCTGATCTCGCCCGATACTGTTGTGATGCCAATCCCAAATTCAATTTCTTATTTGAGCTGATGGCCGCACTAGACgggaaggaaaaggagatcTTGATTGTCGTTGGGACCAAGGAACTGGTGCGACTACTTTTTAAACTTGCTGAAGCGGCAAACGTTGAATGCTCGGCAGAAAGCATTAACAAGCATGCCAAATTTGCTTCATTTGCAAGAATCAGTATTGCTTTGACCAGCGAAGACTTCGATCCTTTTAGCTTCGACGTCATTATCGGCTATGACCATCGTTATCCAAATTCGTTGATCGCCAGGCAATTGTCCGACCGTCCTTCTCAGAAGCCGCCGCTAGTACTACGACTCGTGACAACGTATTCGATTGAGCATGTATATAATACTCTGCAGGGCGCAACGTTACTCGAGACCCAGAACGCAATTCTCGCATCTACTGTAAGTGCAAGCCGGTATCTCGAAGAACCAGAACGAGGTTACTACGAACCCCACGAAGTCGCAGAGATATTTGCGAATTATTTCAATGGAAATACCGACACATTGAATTGGGAGCCTCAAGGTATCCCAGATGACGTTCTTGATATCTTCGAGAATCCGGGGACACAGACCCAGCTGCCTTTTACAGGGGACGCCTTATATGGAAATGACTTGAAGCGGAAGCAT ATTAATGATGAAGGGGATGGTGATGCTAAACGAATGCGCACTCTTCCACTTCGCGATCTGCCGACTGGCAGCACCAATCCTCCTGTGCCTATTGCAGTCCGCCAGATGCTCGAAAGTGCTACCGTCCGAAGCGAGACCAGGGACAGAAAAGCAATGATCTCAGTACCTTTGGTAACTCTGGAGACAATCCAGGAGCAG ATCGACGAATACAAGCGACAAACTGCGCAAGCAGGCGAAGTCGAAGTAGAACTCAAAAGCTACATCAGCAGACTCGACAAAGAATTGAAGGATCATCGGAAGACCTTGAGTAAGATTGAGTCTTCTAATCGTGCtgctcttcaagatcgaACCGTGGCTGAACGGGAGAGGATCCGAACCGAGGGTGTTGCGGCAGCTGCCGCCAAGGTTGCTcaaaaggagaaagagaggcAACAACAGCGAATTGATGAACTCGAATCAGTCATTGCGCGCCTCAAGCAAAATCCCGAGACGGCCAAGAGGGAAGAAGCATTGAGCGAGGTGAAAGGGCAGCTGCAGCTCTCAGAAAGCAGGCGAACGAGCGCCTTGAACGACGTGGATTTCATGAAGAGTCGATACCAGGATGTCGACGCTCAAGCTTTGAGATTGGCAAACGAGAACAAAGCATTGAAGATCCAAAACGAAGAGTTGGAGCAAAAGGCATCAGAGAACTTGCGTGCCATTCACGCACAGAATGTTGCTATGGAACGTCAAGAACTCTTGGAACAAATTGCCAGCCTCCAAGCACAGCTCCAGCAACGAGACGCTGAGCTATATAACGCCAACCAGAGACTGGCCAGTGTTTCGAATGGCCGAAACACTCGGGGCGGTAGCATGCCTCGCAGCCCTCGTGTCCCAAGTGGAATGAGCCCACGACCCCGGGCGGCATTCTCTGCTAGTCGAGGGACGAGCCCTATCGGTTCTGGTCAACCATTCGTGGGACAACAGGCAGGAAATGGAAGATGGAATCACTTGCAATAA
- the RAI1_1 gene encoding decapping endonuclease targeting mRNA (EggNog:ENOG41), which produces MQFWGYKFETLSTLPAPWAETSRDFIENRENEVVNNKAQYCSVVRTGIGKSVLCLGGEVDAIWDSKPEEKGSPINWVELKTSAEIRNAGGMENFKRKLMKYWIQSFLLGVPRIVVGFRTQDGILVEAREMETHRIPDMVNADPNPKWNADMCVNFAATFLEWLTENINDEGVWRIRREPQSPTIELFKVEETGHGDILSDEFKNWRIKLALGPSDAS; this is translated from the exons ATGCAGTTCTGGG GATACAAGTTTGAAACGTTGTCGACTCTGCCAGCGCCTTGGGCAGAAACGTCCCGCGACTTTATCGAGAATCGAGAGAACGAAGTCGTTAACAATAAAGCTCAATATTGCTCTGTTGTCCGCACGGGTATCGGTAAATCTGTTCTATGTCTTGGTGGCGAAGTTGATGCCA TCTGGGATTCCAAACCTGAAGAAAAGGGCAGCCCCATCAACTGGGTTGAGCTCAAGACATCAGCCGAGATTCGCAATGCGGGTGGTATGGAGAACTTCAAACGAAAGCTCATGAAGTACTGGATACAATCATTCCTTCTTGGTGTGCCGCGCATTGTTGTCGGTTTTCGCACGCAGGACGGCATTCTGGTCGAGGCAAGGGAGATGGAAACGCATCGTATTCCCGATATGGTCAATGCCGACCCAAATCCCAAATGGAACGCCGATATGTGTGTCAACTTTGCCGCCACTTTCTTAGAGT GGCTAACAGAAAACATAAACGATGAGGGCGTTTGGAGAATAAGACGCGAGCCTCAGTCACCGACAATCGAGCTATTCAAGGTGGAGGAGACAGGTCACGGCGATATCTTATCTGATGAGTTCAAGAATTGGAGAATCAAGTTGGCTCTTGGGCCCAGCGATGCTTCCTGA
- the RAI1_2 gene encoding decapping endonuclease targeting mRNA (EggNog:ENOG41): MSARFSVQPIGRFAGASQPVKKPKEFACFSYDDNHEFHLDDSSLKYYYTPQLGADLSKGFDTFQKLDDTGDDHLDSLLKTIAAHEQETGKKIDANVVTWRGMMTKVRLFLPMDGLASVANLQA, encoded by the exons ATGTCGGCGCGGTTTTCAGTTCAACCCATAGGCCGCTTTGCTGGTGCAAGTCAGCCTGTCAAAAAACCAAAG GAGTTTGCCTGCTTTTCATACGACGACAACCATGAGTTTCACCTAGACGACTCATCTCTCAAGTACTATTACACACCACAGCTTGGGGCTGACCTCTCCAAAGGCTTTGATACATTTCAGAAGCTGGACGATACCGGAGATGATCACCTCGACAGTCTCCTCAAGACTATCGCTGCACACGAGCAAGAAAcaggcaagaagatcgatgCTAACGTTGTCACATGGAGAGGTATGATGACAAAGGTTCGGCTTTTCTTGCCCATGGATGGTCTGGCCTCAGTAGCTAATCTACAGGCATAG
- a CDS encoding hypothetical protein (EggNog:ENOG41), producing MSASPATFYEQLPLPTIDRPFGVHLWPIFDKAFTAVVGYSANDFKFVPFETPMSTLKSTSIFIVIYYAIIFGGREWMRNREPFKLKGLFLIHNLYLTLISGTLLALFVEQLLPTVVRGGIFHAICDAEGGWTQPLVVLYYLNYLTKYLELLDTVFLFLKKKPLTFLHCYHHGATAFLCYTQLIGSTSVSWVPIVLNLLVHVVMYWYYFQSARGVRVWWKEWVTRLQIIQFVIDLGFIYFASYTYFTSTYFPWMPNAGKCSGEEFAAFSGIITISSYLVLFISFYFATYKKQGKAPTGRQSLRRMSQAPLPDPHLVQTTPVKKSNGATATGSKTNGSVRSRKA from the exons ATGTCTGCCTCTCCCGCTACTTTCTACGAGCAGCTTCCGCTGCCAACCATCGACAGGCCTTTTGGCGTTCACCTGTGGCCCATCTTTGACAAGGCATTCACTGCTGTTGTCGGCTACTCCGCCAATGACTTCAAGTTTGTGCCTTTCGAGACCCCCATGTCCACTCTCAAGTCAACATCGATCTTTATCGTTATCTACtatgccatcatcttcggTGGTCGCGAATGGATGCGCAACCGTGAGcccttcaagctcaagggtctcttcctcatccacaaCCTCTACTTGACCCTGATCAGCGGTACTCTCTTGGCTCTCTTCGTTGAGCAGCTTCTTCCCACCGTTGTCCGTGGTGGCATCTTCCATGCTATCTGCGACGCCGAGGGTGGCTGGACCCAGCCCCTTGTGGTCCTGTACTAC CTCAACTACCTCACCAAgtaccttgagcttcttgataccgtcttccttttcctcaagaagaagcctctGA CCTTCCTTCACTGCTATCACCATGGTGCCACCGCCTTCCTTTGCTACACTCAGCTCATCGGCTCTACCTCCGTCTCTTGGGTCCCTATCGTCTTGAACCTGCTCGTTCACGTCGTCATGTATTGGTACTACTTCCAGAGCGCTCGTGGTGTCCGTGTTTGGTGGAAGGAGTGGGTTACCCGtctccagatcatccagtTCGTCATTGATCTCGGCTTCATCTACTTCGCCTCCTACACCTACTTCACCTCGACCTACTTTCCCTGGATGCCTAACGCTGGAAAGTGCTCTGGCGAGGAGTTTGCTGCTTTCTCtggtatcatcaccatcagctcTTACCTCGTTCTGTTCATCTCCTTCTACTTCGCCACCTACAAGAAGCAGGGCAAGGCTCCTACCGGCCGACAGAGTCTCCGACGCATGTCCCAGGCTCCTCTCCCTGACCCTCACCTGGTCCAGACTACTCCTGTCAAGAAGTCCAACGGTGCCACCGCCACTGGCTCCAAGACCAACGGCTCAGTTCGATCCCGCAAGGCCTAA
- a CDS encoding hypothetical protein (EggNog:ENOG41), whose translation MPNYRWILLSSSAGEEVVAGEAVSYLYPVLPDKGLFDDGKMAQEMDLLKHSHSFGASEEQEKAPLHRSHEEELAMELLNGGNFALAQGKEPSSGNCAWELEMEPVSHSGEKAPVKVLAKEPGNRALEVVQVKVLVGYMTEEVQAMGLVPFHEY comes from the exons ATGCCTAATT ATCGTTGGATCCTCCTCTCGTCATCTGCCGgtgaggaggtggtggcgggGGAGGCGGTGAGTTACCTCTATCCTGTCCTCCCCGATAAGGGACTATTTGACGATGGAAAGATGGCGCAGGAGATGGACCTCTTGAAGCATAGCCATAGCTTTGGTGCAtcggaggagcaggagaaggcCCCCTTGCATCGTAGCcatgaggaggagctggcGATGGAGCTCTTGAATGGTGGTAACTTTGCATTGGCGCAGGGGAAGGAGCCCTCGAGTGGTAATTGTGCATGGGAGCTGGAGATGGAGCCCGTGAGCCATAGTGGTGAGAAGGCGCCGGTGAAGGTGCTGGCGAAGGAGCCCGGAAATCGTGCGCTTGAGGTGGTGCAGGTGAAGGTCCTCGTTGGTTATATGACTGAGGAGGTGCAGGCGATGGGCCTCGTTCCGTTTCATGAGTACTAG
- a CDS encoding hypothetical protein (EggNog:ENOG41), with protein MAQNRHWYSSFISWQRDSKANYLLREQDKEATVYIGNIDERATSAMVYEIMLQMGPIHNIHMPRDRVTQTHQGFGFVEFRTPTDAEYAANVMNGIKLYGKSLRVNKASADKQRAAEVGAELFIGNLDPMVDEKILYDTFSRFGPLLSAPKVAREESGASKGFGFISFADFESSDAAIANLHGQYILSKEVSVQYAFKKDGKGERHGDEAERELAAQAKKRNIVPEAQPVPQAFLQPPPVAAAPPAGFDPSLMGRMPPVGAPPQGIPGGFAPPGRGPSPYNAGVPPSGAPPRGSVPLPPAPSGLPARPPQSQAGYTNPADFHPGSFRPPSGSPAQGFPVAPPPGFPAPPQGAPGAAGAPPPGFMPPPGFQPPPGFRR; from the coding sequence ATGGCGCAAAATAGGCATTGGTACAGCTCTTTCATCTCATGGCAACGCGACAGCAAAGCTAACTATCTTCTCAGGGAACAAGACAAGGAGGCGACGGTCTACATCGGCAACATCGACGAGCGCGCAACATCCGCCATGGTATACGAGATCATGCTTCAGATGGGCCCCATCCACAACATCCACATGCCTCGCGATCGTGTTACCCAGACACATCAGGGCTTCGGCTTCGTCGAGTTTCGCACACCCACAGACGCTGAATATGCCGCCAATGTCATGAACGGCATCAAACTGTATGGAAAGAGCTTGCGCGTCAACAAGGCTAGCGCAGACAAGCAGCGTGCCGCCGAGGTTGGCGCCGAGCTATTCATCGGAAACCTCGATCCCATGGTTGACGAGAAGATCCTCTACGACACCTTCAGTCGCTTCGGTCCACTACTCAGTGCGCCAAAGGTCGCAAGGGAGGAGTCTGGTGCGAGCAAGGGTTTTGGTTTTATCAGCTTTGCCGACTTTGAGAGCAGCGATGCTGCGATCGCGAACTTGCATGGACAGTACATCTTAAGTAAGGAGGTTTCGGTCCAGTATGCTTTCAAGAAGGACGGAAAGGGAGAGAGACATGGTGACGAGGCTGAACGCGAGCTTGCTGCTCAAGCAAAGAAACGGAACATCGTCCCAGAAGCACAGCCTGTGCCCCAGGCGTTTCTACAACCACCGCCTGTTGCAGCTGCGCCTCCAGCAGGTTTCGACCCTTCACTTATGGGAAGAATGCCCCCCGTCGGCGCACCTCCACAGGGTATTCCCGGTGGATTTGCACCTCCCGGCCGAGGTCCGTCGCCATACAATGCCGGAGTTCCGCCCTCCGGAGCTCCTCCAAGAGGCTCCGTTCCTTTACCACCAGCTCCCTCAGGGTTGCCTGCGCGACCTCCACAATCACAGGCTGGATACACAAACCCAGCCGATTTCCACCCAGGCAGTTTCAGACCACCCTCTGGGTCTCCGGCGCAGGGCTTCCCAGTTGCTCCTCCGCCCGGATTCCCTGCTCCCCCTCAAGGAGCCCCCggtgctgctggtgctccCCCCCCTGGGTTTATGCCCCCTCCAGGCTTCCAACCACCCCCTGGATTCCGTCGGTGA